From the Micromonospora lupini genome, one window contains:
- a CDS encoding magnesium transporter CorA family protein, translating to MTAVVEAVPQETGDLTGPESRVRTRLYDKGVCVARDFPVAEISAHLADPNSVVWLDLCRPTAGDFEMVDTQFGLHELAIEDALQESQRPKLDRYATHLFISAYAVTTESPGIRLRTSEIAVFLTDQALITVRKDEGFDMAPVLARWDSSADLAGHGVAFLLHGLLDHIVDGHFRAVEQLDQGIERLEELLFGERRAQIQAVQRRSFALRRDLVVLRRVVLPMREVLNSLLRRDLQVVDEVMTPYYQDVYDHVLRVTEWTESLRDLVATTVETNLTIQANQMNLIMKKVTSWAAIIAVPTAVTGFYGQNLPYPGFGSQGGVLASTALIAALSAGLYGVFKRKDWL from the coding sequence ATGACTGCGGTTGTCGAGGCCGTGCCCCAGGAGACGGGTGACCTGACCGGACCGGAGTCCCGCGTCCGAACCCGGTTGTACGACAAAGGCGTCTGTGTCGCGCGGGACTTTCCGGTCGCTGAGATCTCCGCGCATCTCGCTGACCCCAACTCCGTGGTGTGGCTCGATCTGTGTCGGCCCACCGCTGGCGACTTCGAGATGGTGGACACCCAGTTCGGGTTGCACGAGCTCGCCATCGAGGACGCCCTCCAGGAGTCGCAGCGCCCGAAGCTTGACCGGTACGCCACGCACCTGTTCATCAGTGCTTACGCGGTCACGACCGAGTCCCCGGGGATTCGCCTGCGTACCAGTGAGATAGCCGTGTTCCTGACCGACCAGGCGCTGATCACCGTGCGCAAGGACGAGGGCTTCGACATGGCGCCGGTCCTCGCCCGCTGGGACTCCTCGGCCGATCTCGCGGGTCACGGCGTCGCGTTCCTGCTCCACGGCCTGCTCGACCATATCGTCGACGGGCACTTCCGCGCGGTGGAGCAGCTCGACCAGGGCATCGAGCGGCTGGAGGAGCTGTTGTTCGGCGAGCGCCGGGCGCAGATCCAGGCCGTGCAGCGGCGCTCCTTCGCGCTGCGTCGCGACCTTGTGGTGCTGCGTCGGGTGGTGCTGCCGATGCGGGAGGTCCTCAACAGCCTGCTGCGTCGGGACCTGCAGGTCGTCGACGAGGTGATGACGCCGTACTATCAGGACGTCTACGACCACGTCCTGCGGGTCACGGAGTGGACCGAGTCTCTGCGCGACCTCGTCGCGACGACAGTTGAGACGAATCTGACGATCCAGGCGAACCAGATGAACCTGATCATGAAAAAGGTGACCAGCTGGGCGGCGATTATCGCCGTCCCCACTGCGGTCACCGGCTTTTACGGCCAGAACCTGCCGTACCCCGGATTCGGCTCCCAAGGGGGAGTGCTGGCCTCGACAGCCTTGATCGCGGCGCTTTCCGCCGGCCTGTACGGGGTCTTCAAACGCAAAGACTGGCTGTAG
- a CDS encoding Acg family FMN-binding oxidoreductase: protein MSTDASIRAADNRADTRTDTRAADTGAEARALSTAAAAAGHAPSIHNTQPWRWRVTGNELDLYLDHSRGLEITDPDSRLAVLSCGAALHHALVSLAAAGWHTRVARMPNPAHPDHLAQVRVDHRTPVTPAAVRHLQTIALRHTDRRPVVSDPVTADKLHAVVTAVESAGAHLHLLRPDQVYDLATAVDHAQRTEADEVAWQAELAYWTGGTRPLGTGIPDSAIGDRAPQTTVPGRDFGHYGDLPISEAHENAATFAILYGLEDGKLDWLRAGEALSAAWLSATELGVSVLPLSATIEVAGTREQLRRLLADLGHPQLVLRFTTADPGGTAAAHTPRIPADQVIERA from the coding sequence ATGAGCACTGACGCTTCCATCCGAGCCGCCGACAACCGGGCTGACACCCGCACCGACACCCGGGCCGCCGACACCGGCGCCGAGGCCCGGGCGCTGTCCACCGCCGCCGCAGCGGCGGGGCACGCCCCGTCGATCCACAACACACAACCCTGGCGTTGGCGTGTGACCGGCAACGAGCTGGACCTCTACCTCGATCACAGCCGGGGCCTCGAGATCACCGACCCCGACTCCCGCCTTGCCGTCCTGAGCTGTGGTGCGGCGTTGCACCATGCTCTGGTCAGCCTGGCCGCAGCCGGCTGGCACACGCGCGTCGCCCGGATGCCGAACCCCGCGCACCCCGACCACCTCGCGCAGGTGCGCGTCGACCACCGAACCCCGGTCACCCCGGCTGCGGTACGCCATCTGCAAACCATCGCCCTACGGCACACCGACCGCAGGCCCGTCGTGAGTGACCCGGTTACCGCCGACAAGCTGCACGCCGTCGTCACGGCCGTCGAATCCGCCGGCGCTCACCTTCACCTGCTCCGGCCCGACCAGGTGTACGACCTGGCCACCGCCGTCGATCACGCTCAGCGCACGGAGGCCGACGAGGTCGCCTGGCAGGCCGAACTCGCCTACTGGACCGGCGGCACCCGGCCGCTGGGCACCGGCATTCCGGACTCCGCCATCGGTGACCGCGCCCCGCAAACGACAGTGCCCGGTCGCGACTTCGGCCACTACGGCGACCTGCCCATCTCCGAGGCGCACGAGAACGCGGCCACCTTCGCGATTCTCTACGGGCTTGAGGATGGCAAGCTCGACTGGCTCCGCGCCGGCGAGGCGCTCTCCGCCGCCTGGCTCTCCGCAACCGAACTCGGGGTGTCCGTCCTGCCGTTGAGTGCCACGATCGAGGTGGCCGGCACCCGTGAGCAGCTGCGTCGCCTGCTGGCCGACCTCGGTCACCCGCAGCTCGTGCTGCGCTTCACCACCGCGGACCCGGGCGGCACCGCCGCTGCGCACACTCCGCGAATCCCTGCCGATCAGGTCATCGAGCGGGCCTGA
- a CDS encoding cation-translocating P-type ATPase: protein MTVPKTQFAPGVGSEPRSNGGLSPAPAGGLSSGDAAARLARDGGNVLPTPKATPLWRRIVTQLRDPLVLVLLAAAGFTLATADFTDAAVILLVIAVNTTVGVLQEIKAERAITALSALTAPAARVVRDGRQREVPAADLVTDDLLILAEGDVVPADARLVESVALLVDEAALTGESAPVDKFSAAGADSASSAVVSAGTVVVRGRGRAVISATGADSAMGRIAAMMVTRPGLTPLQRRLAGVGRQLAVGALLLCGLVLALGLVRGQPLQLMIVTAISLVVAAVPESLPAVVTLSLALGARRMTARHAVIRRLPAVETLGSVTILATDKTGTLTEGTMVVRQLWTPHGDASVSGFGFAPNGQIHRDGENIIAGQAGCQAPDLVELMRAAVLCSDASLRAPGPDNDEWAAVGDPTEAALLTAGGKLGIDVDALHQASPRHAEAPFDSDRKRMSTAHRLADGRIWIICKGAPESLLRPAVLSDHPDVLRQATDRADTLAGEGYRVLGVAQADRDTVPGDAAGYEHGLRLLGLVAILDPPRASAAATIAACRDAGIIPVLITGDHPATATAIATELHIIGAGETAVDCRTTDPGPAATRGVRVFARATPQQKVVIIDALRAAGEVVAMTGDGVNDGPALHRADIGVAMGRRGTEVARQAADLVLADDELATVVAAAQEGRRVYANIRRFLLYALSGGAAEIAVMLVGPFVGLPLPLLPAQILWINLLTHGLPGLAMGSEPADPDAMRRPPRPPAETVLGAGLWQRVLRVAAVIAAVTIGVGVWAHTTDRPWQTLTFLALGLTQLAVALGSRARPGTAANPMLFAAVGAALLLQLAAIYAPPLRELLGTEPVAATDLLIVTAVSALGYAAIRLDRRIHSTPPQAGDSRPVPASI from the coding sequence GTGACCGTACCGAAGACGCAATTCGCACCGGGTGTGGGCTCGGAGCCCCGGTCGAACGGCGGTCTGAGCCCGGCCCCGGCCGGTGGCCTGTCGTCGGGCGACGCTGCGGCGCGGTTGGCGCGTGATGGCGGAAATGTGCTGCCGACGCCGAAGGCCACGCCGTTGTGGCGAAGGATCGTCACGCAGTTGCGCGACCCGCTGGTGCTGGTCCTGCTCGCCGCGGCAGGGTTCACCCTGGCGACTGCCGACTTCACCGACGCGGCCGTCATCCTGCTGGTCATCGCCGTCAACACCACCGTAGGGGTGCTTCAGGAGATCAAGGCGGAGCGGGCCATCACCGCCCTGTCCGCCCTGACCGCCCCGGCCGCCCGGGTAGTCCGCGACGGCAGGCAACGTGAGGTCCCCGCCGCGGACCTGGTCACGGACGATCTGCTGATCCTGGCCGAAGGCGACGTCGTACCCGCCGACGCCCGCCTCGTGGAGTCGGTCGCGCTGCTCGTCGACGAGGCGGCGCTGACCGGAGAATCCGCGCCTGTCGACAAGTTCTCCGCCGCCGGCGCGGACTCGGCTTCTTCAGCGGTCGTGTCGGCCGGCACGGTCGTCGTCCGGGGCCGCGGGCGCGCCGTCATCAGCGCGACCGGCGCGGACAGCGCGATGGGCCGCATCGCCGCCATGATGGTCACCAGGCCCGGCCTGACGCCCCTGCAGCGTCGCCTGGCCGGCGTGGGCCGCCAGCTCGCTGTCGGCGCGTTGTTGCTCTGCGGGCTGGTCCTGGCCCTCGGCCTGGTGCGCGGACAACCGCTGCAGCTGATGATCGTTACGGCGATCAGCCTGGTGGTGGCCGCCGTACCGGAGTCCCTGCCGGCCGTGGTCACCCTCAGCCTGGCCCTGGGCGCACGGCGGATGACCGCCCGCCACGCCGTGATCCGCAGGCTGCCGGCGGTGGAAACCCTCGGATCGGTGACGATCCTGGCTACCGACAAGACCGGCACCCTCACCGAAGGCACCATGGTCGTGCGGCAGTTGTGGACCCCACACGGGGACGCCTCGGTCAGCGGTTTCGGCTTCGCTCCCAACGGGCAGATCCACCGCGACGGCGAGAACATCATCGCAGGCCAAGCCGGTTGCCAGGCTCCCGACCTCGTGGAGCTGATGCGGGCGGCAGTGCTCTGCAGCGATGCGTCACTGCGGGCGCCCGGCCCCGACAACGACGAATGGGCGGCCGTCGGTGATCCCACCGAGGCCGCGCTCCTGACCGCCGGCGGCAAGCTCGGCATCGACGTCGACGCGCTGCACCAGGCGTCGCCCCGGCATGCTGAGGCGCCGTTCGACAGCGACCGCAAACGGATGAGCACCGCTCACCGGCTGGCCGACGGCCGTATATGGATCATCTGCAAGGGGGCACCGGAGTCGCTGCTGCGGCCGGCGGTCCTCAGCGACCATCCTGACGTGCTGCGTCAGGCCACCGACCGTGCCGACACCCTCGCCGGTGAGGGTTACCGGGTCCTCGGCGTGGCCCAGGCCGACCGCGACACCGTGCCCGGCGACGCCGCAGGTTACGAGCACGGCCTGCGGCTGCTGGGCCTCGTGGCGATCCTCGACCCGCCGCGCGCGTCTGCCGCAGCCACCATCGCCGCGTGCCGCGACGCCGGCATCATCCCGGTCCTGATCACCGGCGACCACCCCGCCACCGCCACCGCGATCGCGACCGAACTGCACATCATCGGAGCCGGCGAGACGGCGGTCGACTGTCGTACCACCGATCCCGGCCCGGCGGCCACCCGCGGCGTGCGGGTCTTCGCCCGCGCCACCCCGCAGCAGAAGGTTGTCATCATCGACGCCCTGCGTGCCGCCGGCGAGGTCGTCGCGATGACCGGCGACGGCGTCAACGACGGCCCCGCACTGCATCGCGCCGACATCGGTGTGGCCATGGGCAGGCGCGGCACCGAAGTCGCCCGCCAAGCCGCCGACCTGGTGCTCGCCGACGACGAGCTCGCCACCGTCGTCGCCGCCGCGCAGGAGGGTCGCCGCGTCTATGCCAACATCCGCCGATTCCTGCTCTACGCCCTGTCCGGCGGCGCCGCCGAGATCGCCGTGATGCTCGTCGGGCCGTTCGTCGGCCTGCCCCTGCCGCTGCTCCCGGCCCAGATCCTCTGGATCAACCTGCTCACCCACGGCCTGCCCGGCCTGGCCATGGGCAGCGAACCCGCCGACCCCGACGCCATGCGCAGGCCCCCACGCCCGCCGGCAGAAACCGTCCTCGGCGCCGGACTGTGGCAACGCGTCCTACGCGTCGCGGCGGTCATCGCCGCCGTCACGATCGGCGTCGGCGTGTGGGCGCACACCACCGACCGGCCCTGGCAGACCCTGACGTTCCTCGCCCTGGGCCTCACCCAACTCGCCGTCGCCCTAGGATCACGGGCCCGTCCCGGCACAGCGGCCAACCCCATGCTGTTCGCCGCCGTCGGCGCCGCTCTACTGCTGCAACTCGCCGCCATCTACGCCCCACCGCTGCGTGAGTTGCTCGGCACCGAACCGGTCGCCGCCACCGACCTACTGATCGTGACGGCCGTGTCCGCTCTGGGCTACGCCGCCATCCGTCTCGACCGCCGCATCCACTCGACCCCGCCACAGGCGGGGGATAGTCGGCCCGTTCCGGCGTCGATCTGA
- a CDS encoding DoxX family protein, with protein MDVDVRHAGRESSAALPGVESRSAVAARYLLAGIRIALGWVFLWAFLDKLFGWGFATPSARSWLNGGSPTAGFLGGSEGPFSGFFTAIAGDTVTNVLFMGALLAIGTALILGIGMRLAAVGGAVLVVMMWAAVLPPSSNPFMDDHLVYAAILIVLALLNAGNTFGFGKAWSATPLVRNATWLK; from the coding sequence GTGGACGTCGACGTCCGGCACGCCGGTCGCGAGTCGTCAGCGGCACTACCCGGCGTCGAAAGCCGCTCCGCCGTCGCGGCCCGTTACCTGCTGGCGGGCATCCGGATCGCGCTGGGTTGGGTCTTCCTCTGGGCCTTCCTGGACAAGCTGTTCGGGTGGGGATTCGCCACCCCGTCGGCGCGGTCCTGGCTCAACGGCGGCAGCCCCACCGCGGGCTTCCTCGGCGGCTCCGAGGGCCCGTTCAGTGGCTTCTTCACCGCCATCGCCGGTGACACCGTCACCAACGTGCTGTTCATGGGTGCGCTGCTGGCCATCGGCACGGCGCTGATCCTCGGCATCGGGATGCGGCTCGCCGCTGTCGGCGGCGCGGTCCTGGTCGTCATGATGTGGGCAGCGGTCCTACCGCCGTCGAGCAACCCGTTCATGGACGACCACCTCGTCTACGCGGCCATCCTGATCGTCCTGGCCCTGCTCAACGCCGGGAACACGTTCGGTTTCGGCAAGGCGTGGTCGGCCACCCCGCTGGTCCGCAACGCCACCTGGCTCAAGTAG
- a CDS encoding phosphoketolase family protein, translating into MTATRTAPLDTASTLLVAAGEPLGSDELHRIDAYWRAANYLSVGQIYLMGDPLLREPLQPAQVKPRLLGHWGTTPGLNLLYAHLSRIIAARGREVIYVTGPGHGGPGLVANTWLEGTYSEIYPRISQDAVGMQRLFTQFSFPGGVPSHVAPETPGSIHEGGELGYSLSHAYGAALDNPDLVVACVIGDGEAETGPLAASWHSNKFLDPVGDGAVLPILHLNGYKIANPTVLARIGDDELCKLLEGYGHKPYLVAGDDPTTVHQLLAATLDVVFDEITEIQRAAREDEVTDRPRWPMIVLRTPKGWTGPQVVDGLQVEGTWRAHQVPLTAARDDAAHLDALQTWMRSYRPEELFDADGAPQSWVVDWLPRGELRMSANPHTNGGRFPRDLELPDFRDYAVKAGEIAEATRVLGGWLRDVMAANVEYRNFRLVGPDETESNRLGAVLDTTGKAWQARVDDVDQHLDRHGRVMEILSETTCQGWLEGYLLTGRHGLFSCYEAFIHIVDSMFNQHAKWLKTTRHLGWRKPVPSLNYLLTSHVWRQDHNGTSHQDPGFIDHVVNKKAEVVRVYLPPDANTLLSVADHCLRSRDYVNVIVAGKQPAPTWLDMDEAALHCARGLGIWDWASNDDGDPDVVLAAAGDVPTGEILAATDLLRHHLPDLKVRVVNVVDLMRLQPDSEHPHGLPDPEFDAIFTTDRPIILAYHGYPWLIHRLTYRRTNHHNLHVRGYKEEGTTTTPFDMLVVNDMDRFHLVMDVIDRVPGLGRKAAVLRQQMVDKRAEHRAYVRRTGEDLPEIRGWTWPHRP; encoded by the coding sequence ATGACCGCGACCCGCACCGCACCTCTGGACACCGCATCCACTCTCCTGGTGGCGGCGGGCGAGCCGTTGGGTTCCGACGAGCTGCACCGTATCGACGCGTACTGGCGGGCGGCGAACTACCTGTCGGTCGGGCAGATCTACCTGATGGGCGATCCGCTGCTGCGTGAGCCGCTGCAGCCGGCGCAGGTCAAGCCGCGGCTGCTCGGGCACTGGGGCACCACTCCCGGTCTGAACCTGCTCTACGCCCACCTGTCGCGGATCATCGCCGCCCGTGGCCGGGAGGTCATCTACGTGACCGGTCCGGGTCATGGTGGCCCCGGGCTGGTCGCGAACACCTGGTTGGAAGGCACCTACTCGGAGATCTATCCGCGGATATCGCAGGACGCGGTCGGTATGCAACGGTTGTTCACGCAGTTCTCCTTCCCCGGCGGCGTCCCGTCACATGTCGCGCCGGAGACGCCTGGGTCGATTCACGAGGGCGGTGAACTGGGCTACTCGCTGTCGCACGCCTACGGCGCGGCCCTGGACAACCCCGACCTGGTCGTGGCGTGCGTCATCGGCGACGGTGAGGCCGAGACCGGCCCGCTGGCGGCGTCGTGGCACTCGAACAAGTTCCTCGACCCGGTCGGTGACGGTGCGGTGTTGCCGATCCTGCATCTCAACGGCTACAAGATCGCCAATCCGACCGTTCTGGCCCGCATCGGCGACGACGAACTCTGCAAACTTCTCGAGGGGTACGGCCACAAGCCCTACCTCGTCGCCGGTGACGACCCCACCACCGTTCACCAGCTCCTCGCCGCCACCCTCGACGTGGTCTTCGATGAGATCACCGAGATTCAGCGGGCCGCCCGCGAGGATGAGGTCACCGACCGGCCGCGCTGGCCGATGATCGTGCTGCGTACCCCCAAGGGGTGGACCGGCCCGCAGGTTGTCGACGGGCTGCAGGTGGAGGGGACGTGGCGTGCCCACCAGGTCCCGCTGACGGCGGCCCGCGACGACGCCGCCCACCTCGACGCCCTCCAGACGTGGATGCGCTCCTACCGGCCGGAGGAACTGTTCGACGCCGACGGCGCGCCGCAGTCCTGGGTGGTCGACTGGCTGCCCCGAGGCGAGTTGCGCATGTCGGCGAACCCGCACACCAACGGCGGTCGGTTCCCCCGGGACCTGGAGTTGCCTGACTTCCGTGACTACGCGGTGAAGGCCGGTGAGATCGCCGAGGCGACGCGGGTGCTGGGCGGGTGGTTGCGCGACGTCATGGCAGCGAACGTCGAATACCGCAACTTCCGCCTCGTCGGTCCGGACGAGACCGAATCGAACCGGCTCGGCGCCGTCCTCGACACCACCGGCAAGGCGTGGCAGGCCCGCGTTGACGACGTGGACCAGCACTTGGACCGGCACGGCCGCGTCATGGAGATCCTCTCCGAGACCACCTGCCAGGGCTGGCTGGAGGGTTACCTGCTCACCGGCCGGCACGGGCTGTTCTCCTGCTACGAGGCCTTCATTCACATCGTCGACTCGATGTTCAACCAGCACGCGAAATGGCTCAAGACCACCCGGCACCTCGGCTGGCGCAAGCCCGTGCCGTCGCTGAACTACCTGCTCACCTCGCACGTCTGGCGCCAGGACCACAACGGCACCTCCCACCAGGACCCCGGCTTCATCGACCACGTCGTCAACAAGAAGGCCGAAGTCGTCCGGGTCTACCTGCCACCGGACGCCAACACCCTGCTCTCGGTGGCCGACCACTGCCTGCGTAGCCGCGACTACGTCAACGTCATCGTCGCGGGTAAGCAACCCGCCCCCACCTGGCTCGACATGGACGAGGCCGCCCTGCACTGCGCCCGCGGCCTCGGCATCTGGGACTGGGCGAGCAACGACGACGGCGACCCCGACGTGGTCCTCGCCGCAGCCGGGGACGTACCGACCGGCGAGATCCTCGCCGCGACCGACCTGCTCCGCCACCACCTGCCCGACCTCAAGGTCAGGGTGGTCAACGTCGTCGACCTGATGCGCCTACAGCCCGACTCCGAGCACCCGCACGGCCTGCCGGACCCGGAGTTCGACGCCATCTTCACCACCGACCGGCCGATCATCCTGGCCTACCACGGCTACCCGTGGCTGATCCACCGCCTGACCTACCGCCGCACCAACCACCACAACCTGCACGTGCGCGGGTACAAGGAAGAGGGCACCACCACCACACCGTTCGACATGCTCGTCGTCAACGACATGGATCGTTTCCACCTCGTCATGGACGTCATCGATCGGGTTCCGGGCCTCGGACGCAAGGCAGCCGTCCTGCGCCAGCAGATGGTCGACAAACGCGCCGAGCACCGCGCCTACGTGCGGCGTACCGGCGAGGACCTGCCCGAGATCCGCGGCTGGACGTGGCCGCACAGGCCCTGA
- a CDS encoding cation-translocating P-type ATPase: MTSGPQTSIPQSGVRSASLDVTGELDRLDISPRGLSADEAAVRLTRDGPNELPAARGPSVLRRFVAQFTDLFAVMLLVAAVITLIAYELGRPRDAGNLQLAVAILAVVLLNAVIGFGQEFAAERTAEALRAMVPRRSVVLRDGERVDVSAVSLVVGDTLVLEAGDAVPADARVVEAHGLSVDNSALTGESEPARRTSDAVAAGVAPLDAGNRVWMGTTVSAGTGRAVVVATATDTEFGRIYRLTAQTRTERSPLQRQVAGMARRVAVGAFCIGALVFAIRLPAGGPVVTSFVFALGVMVALVPEGLPATMSVALAVGVRRMARRKALIKKLVAVETLGSTTVICTDKTGTLTKAEMTVQAVWVPDQIHAVSGAGYEPVGDVENPEPLRRMLRAAALCCDARLLPPQPGGRWRVLGDTTEGALLVVAAKAGVDINAEQRAAPRVEEFPFDADRKLMTTVHRENDAVVAYVKGAPQELLARCTHLAQGDDVVAIGDAMRRRAIAVTDDMSRDALRVLGVAYRPVPADTGQAEAERDLILLGLIGMLDPPRPEVSAAIATCQRAGIRIVMVTGDSVLTAQAIARKVGLITGASPRALTGADLDRLDDQQLRTLLADPSPVLFARVKPEHKMRVVSTFKDLGEIVAVTGDGANDAPALRRADIGVAMGASGTDVAREAAVMVLLDDSFASIAAAVERGRSVYQNIRTFLIYVFTSNVGELVPIVAATFAGFPLVPLSAVQVLAIDLGSDVLPALALGTLQPEPGTMDKPPRNPRESLFSAAVVRRILFLGGIQAAGVTGVFFWHIHSAGLPFSAFTADNTVYREALTMTQAGIVISQIFVGLTLRSDRLSIVTLGLRSSGRMLAAQGLSLVAICAITYLPPLQRLFHTAALSVADWAILVACGVLLLAADEMRKAVLRAQRRHAGSVSVGTAATGPSKAVR; this comes from the coding sequence GTGACATCCGGTCCGCAGACGTCCATCCCACAGAGCGGAGTTAGGTCCGCCTCGTTGGATGTGACGGGAGAACTGGACCGATTGGATATCAGTCCGCGCGGGCTGTCGGCCGACGAGGCTGCGGTGCGGCTGACCCGCGACGGGCCCAACGAACTGCCGGCAGCCCGTGGTCCGTCGGTGCTTCGCCGGTTCGTGGCCCAGTTCACCGACCTGTTCGCGGTGATGTTGCTGGTCGCTGCGGTGATCACGCTGATTGCCTACGAGCTGGGCCGGCCGCGTGACGCCGGGAACCTGCAGCTGGCGGTCGCGATCCTGGCGGTGGTGCTGCTCAACGCGGTGATCGGCTTCGGACAGGAGTTCGCCGCCGAACGTACGGCCGAGGCGTTGCGGGCCATGGTGCCGCGTCGGAGTGTGGTCCTGCGCGATGGTGAACGCGTCGACGTGTCGGCGGTCAGCCTGGTCGTCGGCGACACCCTGGTGCTCGAGGCGGGCGACGCGGTGCCCGCCGACGCTCGGGTCGTCGAGGCGCACGGGTTGAGCGTCGACAACTCTGCGCTGACCGGCGAGAGCGAGCCGGCTCGGCGTACATCTGACGCTGTTGCGGCAGGCGTGGCGCCGCTGGACGCCGGCAACCGGGTGTGGATGGGCACGACGGTCTCAGCGGGTACCGGTCGCGCGGTCGTCGTCGCGACCGCCACGGACACCGAGTTCGGCCGCATCTACCGGCTGACCGCCCAGACCCGCACCGAGCGAAGCCCGCTGCAACGGCAGGTCGCCGGGATGGCGCGCCGGGTGGCCGTCGGCGCGTTCTGCATCGGTGCTCTGGTGTTCGCGATCCGGCTGCCCGCAGGTGGTCCGGTGGTGACGTCTTTCGTGTTCGCGCTCGGCGTGATGGTCGCACTGGTGCCGGAAGGGCTCCCGGCGACGATGTCGGTCGCCCTGGCGGTCGGGGTCCGGCGGATGGCGCGCCGTAAGGCGCTGATCAAGAAGCTGGTCGCGGTGGAGACCCTGGGATCCACCACGGTGATCTGCACCGACAAGACCGGCACGTTGACGAAGGCCGAGATGACGGTGCAGGCGGTCTGGGTCCCCGACCAGATCCACGCGGTGTCCGGGGCGGGCTACGAACCGGTCGGTGACGTCGAGAATCCCGAGCCGCTGCGCCGGATGCTGCGGGCCGCCGCCCTGTGCTGCGATGCCAGGCTCCTGCCACCTCAGCCTGGTGGGCGCTGGCGGGTGCTGGGGGATACGACCGAGGGCGCGTTGCTCGTGGTGGCCGCCAAGGCAGGCGTGGACATCAACGCGGAGCAACGCGCTGCCCCCCGCGTCGAGGAGTTCCCGTTCGATGCCGACCGGAAGCTGATGACCACGGTGCACCGCGAGAACGATGCGGTCGTCGCGTACGTCAAAGGCGCACCGCAGGAGCTGCTCGCCCGCTGCACCCACCTCGCGCAGGGCGACGATGTCGTCGCCATCGGCGACGCGATGCGCAGGCGAGCGATCGCGGTCACCGATGACATGTCCCGCGACGCACTGCGCGTACTGGGCGTCGCCTACCGGCCGGTTCCGGCGGACACCGGGCAGGCCGAGGCGGAGCGGGATCTGATCCTGCTCGGCCTCATCGGGATGCTCGACCCGCCGCGCCCCGAAGTGTCCGCGGCGATCGCGACCTGTCAGCGCGCCGGCATCCGGATCGTCATGGTGACCGGAGACTCCGTGCTGACCGCCCAAGCCATCGCCCGCAAGGTCGGCCTCATCACCGGAGCATCCCCTCGCGCCCTGACGGGCGCAGATCTCGACCGCCTGGACGATCAGCAGCTGCGCACGTTGCTGGCGGACCCGTCGCCGGTCCTGTTCGCCCGGGTCAAGCCCGAACACAAGATGCGCGTCGTGTCGACGTTCAAGGACCTGGGAGAGATCGTCGCGGTGACCGGTGACGGCGCCAACGACGCTCCCGCCCTGCGCCGCGCCGACATCGGCGTGGCGATGGGCGCCTCCGGTACGGACGTGGCCCGCGAAGCCGCTGTCATGGTGCTGCTCGACGACTCGTTCGCCTCCATCGCCGCCGCGGTCGAACGGGGAAGGTCGGTCTACCAGAACATTCGCACGTTCCTCATCTACGTCTTCACGTCCAACGTCGGCGAGCTCGTCCCCATCGTGGCGGCCACCTTCGCCGGCTTCCCGCTCGTGCCGCTGTCCGCCGTTCAGGTACTCGCGATCGACCTTGGCTCGGACGTGCTGCCCGCTCTCGCCCTGGGCACGCTGCAGCCCGAACCCGGCACGATGGACAAGCCGCCCCGTAACCCTCGTGAGTCGTTGTTCTCGGCCGCCGTCGTCCGCAGGATCCTGTTCCTCGGCGGTATCCAGGCCGCCGGGGTCACCGGCGTCTTCTTCTGGCACATCCACAGCGCCGGACTGCCCTTCAGTGCCTTCACCGCCGACAACACGGTCTACCGGGAGGCCCTGACCATGACCCAGGCGGGCATCGTGATCAGCCAGATCTTCGTCGGGCTGACCCTGCGCAGCGACCGGCTCAGCATTGTCACCCTCGGCCTGCGGTCCAGCGGCCGGATGCTCGCCGCCCAGGGCCTCAGCCTCGTCGCGATCTGTGCGATCACCTACCTGCCGCCGCTGCAGCGCCTGTTCCACACCGCCGCGCTGTCCGTGGCGGACTGGGCGATCCTCGTGGCCTGCGGTGTTCTGCTGCTGGCAGCGGACGAGATGCGCAAGGCCGTGCTGCGTGCACAGCGACGCCACGCGGGCTCGGTGAGCGTAGGAACCGCAGCGACCGGGCCGTCGAAGGCTGTTCGGTGA